A window of Castanea sativa cultivar Marrone di Chiusa Pesio chromosome 1, ASM4071231v1 contains these coding sequences:
- the LOC142628261 gene encoding F-box/LRR-repeat protein At4g29420: MEELPPPLIIEILSRLGDSSELARCRLVSRTLNSLSREVSKVHLLCTLSRYLKSRAPETEPPLTPFKTIISNLVLHRRALRSVLIGVEKSLRNISYDEVEGESDDLYLTDVGFVNQWLPNIGGGLKSLSVSDFWIQSCWRKSEILSLISSCCHSLIELQVKNAWLSVDGLKPMPTLTSLTLEYIRLDDEDLHKVNHCFPYLKVLNLIGVGGLKEPKIHLLHLKTCLWTVSNAPLSLTILAPKLVKLKLKCIKPQSLVLETPLLSNFHLALEEANEFKVKEFPHLRNLKLESVNLCSLISMFPSGRTVKKLRVDSMKLKMTGFNFDMLFDVFPNLSYLHMGSGAWKEIENYFHSRGMEGRPGMKRLKEIVGYLVECDYLTFSFIFSILDNCTNLSDMALVIHKGVDNPTACGLISRCRAACPRVRWKRGMWTEGTEDLWVSEPL, translated from the exons ATGGAGGAGCTACCTCCTCCTCTAATCATCGAAATCCTGAGTCGACTCGGCGACTCATCGGAGCTCGCTCGGTGCCGACTCGTCTCGAGGACACTCAACTCGCTCTCTCGCGAGGTCTCGAAAGTCCACCTCCTCTGCACCTTGTCACGCTACCTCAAATCCCGAGCCCCAGAGACCGAGCCCCCGCTCACGCCCTTCAAGACCATCATCAGCAACTTGGTCCTTCACCGCCGAGCCCTCCGGTCCGTATTGATCGGCGTCGAGAAATCGCTCAGAAACATATCGTACGACGAGGTAGAGGGCGAGTCCGACGATCTTTACCTCACCGATGTGGGATTCGTTAACCAGTGGTTGCCGAATATCGGTGGTGGGCTCAAATCGCTTTCGGTATCGGACTTTTGGATTCAGTCTTGTTGGCGAAAGTCGGAGATTCTGTCTCTCATCTCATCGTGCt GCCATAGTCTTATTGAACTACAGGTGAAAAATGCTTGGCTGTCAGTGGATGGTCTGAAACCAATGCCCACGCTCACCAGTTTGACACTTGAATACATAAGACTGGACGATGAAGATCTACACAAGGTTAACCATTGCTTCCCTTATCTGAAAGTTCTGAATTTGATTGGTGTTGGTGGACTTAAGGAACCAAAGATCCATCTTTTGCACCTTAAAACTTGTCTATGGACAGTGTCAAATGCTCCACTTTCTCTGACCATATTGGCACCCAAACTTGTTAAACTCAAACTGAAGTGCATTAAACCACAGTCTCTTGTCCTTGAAACCCCACTGCTCTCTAATTTCCACCTTGCCCTTGAGGAAGCAAATGAATTTAAAGTGAAAGAGTTTCCTCATTTAAGAAACCTTAAGCTTGAGTCTGTGAATCTTTGCAGTCTTATCAGCATGTTTCCATCTGGTAGAACTGTCAAGAAGCTTAGGGTGGAttcaatgaaattgaaaatgacAGGGTTTAACTTTGACATGTTGTTTGATGTTTTCCCAAATTTGAGCTATCTTCATATGGGTTCTGGAGCTTGGAAGGAAATAGAGAATTATTTTCACTCAAGAGGTATGGAAGGTAGGCCTGGGATGAAGAGGTTGAAGGAAATTGTTGGATATTTGGTGGAATGTGACTATCttacattttcattcattttctctattttggaTAATTGTACCAACTTGTCAGACATGGCGTTAGTCATCCACAAAGGAGTTGATAACCCCACTGCTTGCGGCCTCATCTCAAGGTGTAGAGCTGCTTGTCCAAGAGTTAGATGGAAAAGAGGAATGTGGACAGAAGGAACAGAGGATCTTTGGGTTTCTGAACCCCTGTAG